A genome region from Prionailurus viverrinus isolate Anna chromosome A3, UM_Priviv_1.0, whole genome shotgun sequence includes the following:
- the LOC125161919 gene encoding signal-regulatory protein beta-1-like, with translation MMLAPASGPHLPPYLLLALLLGLTGVAGEAELQVIQPEKLVSVAAGQTATLHCTLTSLVPVGKVEWFRGTGPGRELIFSFRGDPYSPRVTNVSDATRRNNMDFSIRISNITPEDTGTYYCVKFQKGNPDVELKSGPGTQVTVSAKPSPPVVSGPTARATPEQTVSFTCESHGFSPRNVTLKWFKNGNELAASQTTVDPEGDSASYSISSTTTLPLAPGDVRSQVTCEVAHMTLQGGPPLRGTANLSETLRVPPTLEVAQQPVTGDQVMVICQVKKFYPQRLQLTWLENGHVSQTETASTASNLTENKDGTFNWTSWLLVNLSAHREDVVFTCQVQHDGQPVVTKTHTLVVSARQKDQEAHMTHDRELSTPLLVALFLGPKLLLLVSVSAIYGHRKQWIHWCPGRKTAPRT, from the exons GTGTGGCAGGTGAGGCAGAACTGCAGGTGATCCAGCCTGAGAAGTTGGTGTCTGTGGCAGCCGGACAGACGGCCACTCTTCACTGCACCCTGACCTCCCTGGTCCCCGTTGGGAAGGTCGAGTGGTTCAGGGGCACAGGGCCAGGCCGGGAGTTAATCTTCAGTTTCAGAGGAGACCCTTACTCCCCTCGAGTAACAAATGTTTCAGATGCCACAAGGAGAAACAACATGGACTTTTCCATCCGCATCAGTAACATCACCCCAGAAGACACGGGAACCTACTACTGTGTGAAGTTCCAGAAAGGGAACCCCGATGTGGAGTTGAAGTCTGGACCAGGCACCCAGGTCACCGTGAGCG CCAAACCCTCTCCCCCCGTGGTGTCGGGCCCCACGGCCAGGGCCACACCTGAGCAGACTGTGAGCTTCACCTGCGAGTCCCACGGCTTCTCCCCCAGAAACGTCACCCTGAAATGGTTCAAAAACGGGAATGAGCTGGCAGCCTCCCAGACCACCGTGGACCCAGAGGGAGACAGCGCTTCCTACAGCATCTCCAGCACAACCACGCTGCCGCTGGCCCCGGGGGACGTTCGCTCCCAGGTCACCTGCGAGGTGGCCCACATGACCCTGCAGGGGGGCCCTCCTCTTCGTGGGACTGCCAACTTGTCCGAGACCCTCCGAG TTCCACCCACCTTGGAGGTTGCCCAGCAACCCGTGACAGGGGACCAGGTGATGGTCATTTGCCAAGTGAAGAAGTTCTACCCCCAGCGCCTACAGCTGACCTGGTTGGAGAACGGACACGTGTCCCAAACAGAAACGGCCTCGACGGCCTCGAACCTCACAGAGAACAAGGATGGGACCTTTAACTGGACAAGCTGGCTCCTGGTGAATTTATCCGCCCACAGGGAAGATGTGGTTTTCACCTGCCAGGTGCAGCATGACGGGCAGCCCGTGGTCACCAAAACCCATACCCTTGTGGTCTCTGCCCGCCAGAAGGACCAGGAAGCCCATATGACCCACG ATCGAGAACTGTCCACTCCACTCCTGGTGGCTCTCTTCCTGGGCCCCAAGCTGCTGCTGCtcgtctctgtctctgccatctATGGCCACAGGAAGCAATGGATTCACTG GTGTCCCGGGAGGAAAACAGCACCGAGGACATAG